In Vitis riparia cultivar Riparia Gloire de Montpellier isolate 1030 chromosome 19, EGFV_Vit.rip_1.0, whole genome shotgun sequence, the following proteins share a genomic window:
- the LOC117908620 gene encoding uncharacterized protein LOC117908620, producing MGDERERLLRKNKFQRSISYAQDELQSFRSWLRWMCVDQSTISTGCLSWSVFILLAIAVPVMSHFLLACSSCDAKHQRPYDAVVQLSLSSVAVLSFLCLSRFIRNYGLRRFLFFDKLRDESEMVRKNYTEQLNRSMKILSLFVLPCFAAEATYKIWWYSSGRSRIPFLGNVYVSDVIACTLELCSWLYRTSVFFLVCVLFRLICHLQILRLQDFARVFQAESDVESVLKEHLRIRRHLRIISHRNRVFILFALMFVTASQFASLLSTTRSRADVNMFTAGELALCSITLVTGLLVLFRGATKITHKAQAITCLAAKWHVCATIDSFESNEPESPRIQIPCPRPFPSRANNENDAESDGEDAGDEEDDVDSTKLIPAYASSTISFQKRQALVVYFENNRAGITVYGFMLDRTSLNTIFMIEMSLVLWLLGKTIGIS from the exons ATGGGCGATGAGAGAGAACGCTTGTTGAGGAAGAACAAGTTCCAACGAAGCATCTCATACGCGCAAGACGAGCTTCAGAGCTTCCGGTCGTGGCTCCGATGGATGTGCGTCGACCAATCCACGATCTCCACGGGGTGTCTCTCCTGGTCCGTCTTCATCCTCCTCGCCATCGCCGTGCCTGTAATGTCTCATTTCTTGCTTGCCTGTTCCAGCTGCGATGCCAAGCATCAGCGCCCCTACGATGCCGTTGTGCAGCTGTCGCTCAGCAGCGTCGCAGTGCTCTCCTTTTTGTGCCTCTCGCGGTTCATCAGGAATTATGGCCTTCGGAGGTTTCTCTTCTTTGATAAGCTTCGGGATGAAAGCGAGATGGTGAGGAAGAACTACACGGAACAGCTCAAT AGATCAATGAAGATCCTCTCGCTCTTCGTCCTCCCATGCTTCGCTGCCGAGGCTACATACAAAATATGGTGGTACAGCAGCGGACGTAGCCGCATCCCATTCTTGGGAAACGTGTACGTGAGCGATGTCATTGCGTGCACCCTGGAGCTATGCTCCTGGCTCTACCGCACATCAGTCTTCTTCTTGGTGTGCGTCCTCTTCCGTCTCATCTGCCACCTCCAGATCCTACGTTTACAGGATTTCGCTCGGGTGTTCCAGGCGGAATCAGACGTGGAGTCGGTGTTGAAGGAGCACCTGCGCATCAGGAGGCATCTCCGAATCATCAGCCATAGGAACCGTGTGTTTATCCTATTTGCTCTTATGTTCGTCACCGCCAGTCAATTCGCTTCCCTCCTCAGTACCACTCGCTCTCGCGCCGACGTCAATATGTTCACCGCCGGTGAACTTGCG CTGTGCTCCATCACACTTGTCACAGGACTGCTGGTGTTGTTCCGGGGTGCAACGAAGATCACACACAAGGCGCAGGCCATCACGTGCCTTGCTGCCAAGTGGCACGTGTGCGCCACAATAGACTCATTTGAATCCAACGAACCCGAGAGTCCAAGGATCCAGATTCCCTGTCCACGACCCTTTCCTTCCAGAGCGAATAATGAGAACGATGCAGAATCAGACGGCGAAGACGCTGGTGATGAAGAAGATGACGTGGATAGTACCAAACTCATCCCGGCCTATGCCAGCAGTACCATCTCCTTCCAGAAAAGACAGGCTCTAG TGGTATATTTTGAGAACAACAGAGCAGGGATAACGGTGTACGGATTCATGCTGGACAGGACATCGCTGAACACCATATTCATGATAGAGATGTCCTTGGTCCTCTGGTTGCTTGGGAAGACCATTGGAATTTCCTGA